From Homalodisca vitripennis isolate AUS2020 chromosome 1, UT_GWSS_2.1, whole genome shotgun sequence, the proteins below share one genomic window:
- the LOC124352855 gene encoding uncharacterized protein LOC124352855, whose protein sequence is MENSNSNSIAENKENESKHENTHNKNDSTVKKDKESALSRRVSFIRESVSDSGVPQRKLSAAIEAVKRSSLCSQEAEADTASQVSDSTRVPRKFISTWRQACDRTKDRTKELLKRWRTLPEGNVEMMVAAATGNSSDSPASRATPTDNPHNWSVHVWASYIKRYPSEDENLMLTGDETAAVTNNLSSTQKEKLGHFFSHLLDNDHDDLISEQDFENFSERLRRFADWSTNSPEFHVMVQVQHGFVTTFMSSTSSVGDEEPTKVALWKQYIGLEEWFHCWSKLCSTTHSLSDFPVWLQYLPKLFFQAINKSGSGTISRDELSSFYSSMLGFTTQRVGEILDEAYKALTSNGDHPVSYAVYRLAFTNFLLGRHPNGPGQYLFGCVATRVCCFPIDYSALNCQPEDREHYTPEKRSNRVSVIV, encoded by the exons ATGgaaaactcaaactcaaataGTATTGCTGAAAACAAAGAGAATGAGTCTAAACACGAAAATACCCACAACAAAAATGACTCTACAGTCAAAAAAGATAAAGAGTCTGCCTTGAGTCGAAGAGTTAGTTTCATCAGAGAATCGGTAAGCGATAGTGGCGTGCCCCAGCGGAAACTGAGTGCAGCAATAGAAGCAGTCAAGAGAAGTAGCTTGTGTTCGCAGGAAGCGGAAGCTGATACTGCCAGTCAAG TGAGTGACAGCACGAGAGTGCCGCGTAAGTTCATCTCTACCTGGAGACAAGCCTGTGATCGCACCAAGGACAGGACAAAGGAGCTGCTGAAGCGATGGAGGACTTTGCCAGAAGGCAATGTCGAAATGATGGTTGCTGCAGCCACTGGCAACTCGTCAGACAGTCCAGCATCAAGGGCAACTCCCACAGACAACCCCCATAACTGGAGTGTTCATGTCTGGG CCTCATACATCAAAAGATACCCAAGCGAAGATGAGAACTTAATGCTGACGGGAGATGAAACTGCAGCTGTGACCAACAACTTGTCCTCTACGCAGAAGGAGAAGCTTGGTCACTTCTTTTCTCATTTACTTGACAATGATCATGATGATTTGATATCCGAACAAGATTTCGAGAACTTCTCTgag AGATTGAGAAGATTTGCCGATTGGTCAACAAACAGTCCTGAGTTCCATGTCATGGTTCAAGTACAGCACGGTTTTGTGACAACATTCATGAGCAGCACCTCTTCAGTCGGAG ACGAAGAACCAACCAAGGTAGCCTTGTGGAAACAATATATTGGACTAGAGGAATGGTTTCATTGTTGGAGCAAACTATGTTCTACCACTCATAGCCTGTCAGACTTCCCTGTCTGGTTGCAGTATCTACCCAAACTGTTTTTCCAGGCTATCAACAAAAGTG GATCCGGAACCATTTCTAGGGATGAGTTGAGTTCTTTCTATTCATCAATGTTGGGATTTACAACACAGAGAGTTGGGGAGATTCTGGATGAAGCTTACAAAGCATTAACATCT AATGGAGATCACCCTGTGAGCTACGCTGTGTATCGTCTGGCCTTCACCAACTTCCTGCTGGGTCGTCACCCGAACGGTCCAGGGCAGTACTTGTTTGGCTGTGTGGCCACCAGAGTGTGCTGCTTCCCGATAGATTACAGTGCTCTAAACTGCCAGCCTGAGGACCGGGAGCACTACACGCCAGAAAAGAGGAGCAATCGAGTCTCTGTTATTGTCTGA